In the Piscinibacter sp. XHJ-5 genome, one interval contains:
- a CDS encoding serine/threonine protein kinase: protein MARIIYTPSGGDGPVGPFERDVLEVLRKALPRTWGLAPNFQLKQRGQDALEYDIVLLAAHALFVIEAKEWYGRLSGDDQEWLLNHTPKRCPMWTVNHKCKVLKTELGALASHAHVAPVLVVPDGTALHVGGSWKGSLVNLGDLAVWLQDARNVPSHRAGEDLTPLFPSMENALQGKWAARQRQNRRRVGSYEIVETLQVGPDEAMYVARRAYVEGDPSRYRVRTWKIPYGSHEEVEQRKAVVRRPTEAVARIGRHPNLLPVLQFDYIDEDNEFFEVTDWSEYGSLHGFLTNTERDQLTVRERLEIAEGVAAALEVVHAAGIVHRNVCPGTVLVGFDRKPRLTDFDRAYMESGRTVFPDTQGRTNRAYLPPELADASNYDFDTTSDMYSFGVLLYQLLTDELPFDGPDAARAAGGCPPKLPSEVRAGVETSIDELVLDLLRTDDFRSRPTATDSLARLRSVLGMTTGLGRKEPSQPSAPGPAKLEVGVVLDGVWRLDEEIGKGTFAKVYRVFNLDHQRTYALKVLVDTENADLAVHEFTRVQPLLPTHPNIVRIVWMARLSPPLDYPYIVSEFVKGETLEPYCAGERRLAWSDIKAIGVQLLDALEALHGNGVYHRDIKPPNVMLELPSHRPKLIDFNIAAMASEAKGKAGTRRYWAPDVTTVGWGAHADLFSLGIVLYELVVHRHPFPQDRPEGGTPYDPRQIAVKVHLSSDLAEFLLKAVQPYAARRFQSASEMRTALVAVQSMLAPAKRPALSTDTFPGIRLEPEEVGRKDYNPYVTRMLTLYSQARRTNSGTRGLDEIARLTYVRTGLDEKLAPTITTGCHRLVIVTGNAGDGKTAFLQQVEALFSQNGALVTRLPSKNGSSWTWEDRSYETNYDGSQDEEDRSNDAVLDAFLKPFEGEEMAGLAGPAVRLIAINEGRLLDFLAHGPRASAYGGLRRFVNASLAGGSPAEGALLVNLNLRAVTAGGITSLVEQQLMQLLQPELWAPCEGCSIRASCPLLHNANTLRDPNSGSAVRERVRRLFEVVHLRRRAHVTMRDLRSALSWLLLRDHGCADVKALLHNADLHGSAPLVALYYTEAFADPNTAARLPVLTPGPDRAVDRLVRRLREADVGRVNHPMLDRQLDHNVDGAVPWMTFDGRSEVAAAQLRRYAAEVPRPSDDVPFPTVVEARRQLAAVLRRWAYYERRDNGWRDMLPYTSVGLLEAVIVATTDGERATACNDLRDRVVEAVSVAEGVRNPLLRRNYLALRVSRVATASIRSYRLFPKDRFRIEVSRPAHGDFLEFSPDAVELVSTEGPARLRISLDLLEMMELIRHGYRPTAADLQGLFVSLLIFRNELITTTFDRVLLSADDEQFFEVSAESRPEGIRLVLARQGIEAVGPSEGA from the coding sequence ATGGCTCGAATAATTTACACGCCCTCTGGCGGCGATGGCCCCGTTGGACCCTTCGAGCGCGACGTTCTTGAGGTACTGCGCAAAGCACTGCCACGCACCTGGGGGCTGGCTCCGAACTTCCAGCTGAAGCAGCGCGGCCAAGACGCCTTGGAGTACGACATCGTGCTCCTTGCGGCACACGCCTTGTTCGTGATTGAGGCAAAGGAATGGTACGGGCGACTCTCGGGCGACGACCAGGAGTGGCTGCTCAACCACACTCCGAAGCGTTGTCCGATGTGGACTGTGAACCACAAGTGCAAGGTCCTCAAGACCGAACTGGGCGCACTCGCGAGTCATGCCCACGTAGCACCGGTGCTCGTTGTCCCAGACGGCACGGCCTTACATGTGGGCGGTTCGTGGAAGGGTTCGCTTGTTAACCTCGGCGACTTAGCGGTCTGGCTGCAAGATGCGCGCAATGTGCCCTCGCACCGAGCTGGTGAAGACCTGACACCGCTGTTCCCCTCGATGGAGAACGCGCTCCAAGGAAAATGGGCAGCGCGTCAACGGCAGAACCGGCGGCGTGTCGGCAGCTACGAGATCGTTGAGACTCTCCAGGTCGGACCAGACGAGGCGATGTATGTCGCTCGTCGCGCGTACGTTGAGGGTGATCCTTCGCGTTATCGTGTTCGCACGTGGAAGATTCCGTACGGTAGCCATGAGGAAGTGGAGCAGCGCAAAGCGGTAGTGCGGCGCCCGACCGAGGCTGTCGCGCGAATTGGTCGGCATCCAAACCTGCTTCCCGTGCTTCAGTTCGACTATATCGACGAGGACAACGAATTTTTCGAAGTCACCGACTGGTCCGAATATGGATCGCTGCACGGCTTTCTGACCAACACGGAGCGGGACCAGCTTACTGTCCGTGAGCGGTTGGAAATCGCGGAGGGTGTCGCCGCCGCCCTCGAAGTCGTCCACGCCGCTGGCATCGTCCATCGCAACGTGTGCCCGGGCACGGTCCTAGTAGGTTTCGACCGCAAGCCGCGCCTCACCGACTTCGATCGAGCCTATATGGAGTCGGGACGCACTGTCTTCCCCGACACCCAGGGACGGACCAACAGGGCCTATCTACCGCCCGAACTGGCCGATGCGTCGAACTACGATTTCGACACGACTTCGGACATGTACTCGTTCGGCGTCTTGCTCTACCAGCTCCTCACCGACGAACTGCCCTTCGATGGCCCAGATGCGGCGCGTGCTGCAGGTGGTTGCCCACCAAAGCTTCCCTCTGAAGTACGTGCAGGCGTGGAGACAAGCATCGACGAGCTTGTACTCGATTTGCTTAGAACCGACGACTTCAGATCCCGGCCTACCGCTACTGACTCGCTTGCTCGCCTGCGCAGCGTACTCGGCATGACCACGGGTCTCGGCCGCAAAGAACCGTCGCAACCATCCGCGCCAGGCCCCGCGAAGCTTGAGGTCGGTGTGGTCCTTGATGGGGTATGGCGCCTTGATGAGGAGATCGGCAAAGGCACTTTCGCGAAGGTTTACCGGGTGTTCAATCTGGATCACCAACGCACCTATGCACTGAAGGTGCTGGTGGACACCGAGAACGCCGATCTGGCGGTGCACGAGTTCACTCGCGTTCAGCCTCTCCTGCCGACCCACCCGAACATCGTCCGAATCGTGTGGATGGCTCGACTCAGCCCGCCGCTCGACTATCCCTACATCGTGTCGGAGTTCGTGAAAGGTGAAACGCTTGAGCCGTACTGCGCAGGCGAGCGCCGGTTGGCGTGGTCCGACATCAAGGCCATCGGCGTCCAACTGCTTGATGCCTTGGAGGCACTGCATGGCAACGGGGTCTACCACCGCGATATCAAGCCACCGAACGTGATGCTGGAGCTTCCCTCGCACAGGCCCAAGTTGATCGACTTCAATATCGCGGCGATGGCAAGCGAAGCCAAAGGCAAGGCCGGCACTCGCCGGTATTGGGCACCTGACGTGACGACCGTTGGTTGGGGTGCGCACGCCGACCTGTTCTCCCTCGGCATAGTCCTCTACGAATTGGTCGTGCACCGGCATCCGTTTCCCCAAGACCGGCCCGAAGGTGGCACACCGTATGACCCCCGCCAGATCGCAGTGAAAGTGCATCTCTCAAGCGATCTTGCAGAGTTCTTGCTGAAGGCAGTACAACCGTACGCCGCACGCCGCTTCCAATCCGCGTCCGAGATGCGCACCGCACTGGTTGCTGTGCAGTCGATGCTTGCCCCGGCCAAGCGACCCGCCCTATCTACCGACACGTTCCCCGGCATCCGACTCGAACCCGAAGAGGTCGGACGAAAGGACTACAACCCGTATGTCACGCGGATGCTCACGCTTTACAGCCAGGCGCGGCGCACGAACAGCGGGACCCGCGGCCTGGATGAGATCGCCCGGCTCACTTACGTCCGCACGGGCCTCGACGAGAAGCTGGCTCCAACCATCACTACAGGCTGCCATCGCCTTGTGATCGTCACAGGCAACGCAGGTGACGGCAAGACCGCATTCCTCCAGCAGGTCGAAGCTTTGTTCAGCCAGAACGGCGCACTGGTCACGCGACTACCCAGCAAGAATGGCTCCAGCTGGACCTGGGAAGACCGGAGTTACGAGACAAACTACGACGGCTCGCAGGATGAGGAAGATCGCTCCAACGATGCCGTCCTCGACGCATTCCTCAAGCCCTTCGAGGGTGAGGAGATGGCTGGACTCGCTGGGCCGGCAGTGCGTCTCATCGCAATCAACGAGGGCCGGTTACTGGACTTCCTTGCACACGGTCCTCGCGCTAGCGCCTATGGTGGGCTCCGTCGCTTCGTGAACGCGTCCCTTGCCGGAGGTTCGCCGGCCGAGGGTGCGCTGCTGGTCAACCTGAACCTGCGCGCGGTGACCGCCGGCGGTATTACCTCCCTCGTCGAGCAGCAGCTCATGCAGCTTCTGCAACCTGAGCTGTGGGCTCCATGCGAGGGATGTTCGATTCGGGCATCGTGTCCGCTCCTCCATAACGCGAACACGCTTCGGGACCCGAACTCCGGGTCAGCTGTGAGAGAACGCGTGCGGCGGCTGTTCGAGGTGGTACATCTGCGGCGCCGGGCCCATGTGACCATGCGCGATCTGCGCTCTGCGCTCTCTTGGCTTCTTCTGCGGGACCACGGGTGCGCCGATGTGAAGGCGTTGCTCCACAACGCAGACCTACACGGTTCTGCGCCTTTGGTCGCCCTCTACTACACCGAGGCTTTCGCTGATCCGAATACTGCCGCGCGACTACCTGTCCTCACGCCAGGGCCCGACCGCGCGGTTGACCGCCTTGTGCGGCGACTCCGCGAAGCAGACGTGGGTCGGGTAAATCACCCGATGCTCGACCGGCAGCTTGACCACAACGTAGATGGCGCCGTGCCTTGGATGACCTTCGATGGCCGGTCCGAAGTCGCAGCAGCCCAGCTCAGGCGGTATGCCGCCGAAGTTCCACGCCCCAGCGATGATGTGCCTTTCCCCACCGTGGTCGAGGCAAGGCGCCAGCTCGCGGCCGTGCTTCGTCGTTGGGCCTACTACGAGCGGCGCGACAACGGATGGCGCGATATGCTGCCCTATACCTCCGTGGGATTGCTAGAGGCCGTGATCGTGGCCACCACCGATGGCGAGCGTGCCACGGCGTGCAACGATCTCCGCGACCGCGTCGTTGAGGCCGTGAGTGTCGCCGAAGGTGTTCGAAACCCGCTGCTGCGACGCAACTACCTTGCATTGCGGGTCTCACGAGTCGCCACTGCCTCGATTCGCTCATACCGCTTGTTCCCAAAGGATCGGTTTCGAATTGAGGTTTCCCGTCCCGCCCACGGGGACTTCTTGGAGTTCTCGCCCGACGCTGTCGAGTTGGTTTCGACGGAAGGTCCAGCCCGCCTGCGCATATCGCTCGACTTATTGGAGATGATGGAACTGATTCGTCATGGCTATAGGCCTACCGCAGCCGACCTTCAAGGGTTGTTCGTCAGCCTCCTCATATTCCGCAATGAACTCATTACAACCACGTTCGACCGCGTGCTTCTTTCCGCTGACGACGAGCAGTTCTTCGAGGTTTCGGCGGAGAGCCGTCCAGAGGGGATACGGTTGGTGTTGGCGCGTCAAGGCATAGAGGCCGTTGGGCCTTCGGAGGGTGCATGA